The Verrucomicrobiota bacterium JB022 genome contains a region encoding:
- the hflX gene encoding GTPase HflX, whose amino-acid sequence MVQRAYLVGVRMADESEEQAERLLDELEELVETLKIGIVGREIVRIREPQPRFLLGSGKAEEVLEACRAAEADCLVFDAELSPAQQRNWESLSKLCVIDRQEVILDIFAERAQTKEAVLQVDLARAEHSLPRLKNAWTHLSRQRGGGTTQRGEGEAQIELDARMVRHQISRLKKELEVVVKQRGVQRKQRQRVPLPTAAIVGYTNAGKSTLLNQLTGSTVLSEDKLFATLDPTTRQLQLPSGQKILVTDTVGFVRKLPHRLVEAFKATLEEAIVSDFLIHVLDVTSPEVDEHRQTTLEVLKELGADDKKIITVYNKVDKLPPEARRHQAQGPIQGSDLNGLGDAAALKREKNAIYLSAFSGEGIEQLHQVMESMLEKGSQVMQLIVPHHRYDVVNRLHQAGAVKQADPKEDGVHIVGNIPPRLYGLVEPFQA is encoded by the coding sequence ATGGTGCAGCGCGCCTACCTGGTAGGAGTGCGTATGGCAGATGAATCCGAAGAGCAGGCCGAGCGATTGCTCGATGAACTCGAGGAACTGGTGGAAACGCTTAAGATCGGAATCGTCGGCCGCGAAATCGTAAGGATCCGCGAGCCCCAACCCCGCTTCTTGCTCGGATCGGGCAAAGCAGAAGAAGTGCTCGAAGCCTGCCGCGCCGCCGAAGCCGATTGCCTGGTTTTCGATGCTGAGCTCTCTCCTGCGCAACAACGCAACTGGGAAAGCCTGAGCAAACTCTGCGTCATCGACCGCCAGGAAGTCATTCTGGATATCTTTGCCGAACGTGCTCAGACCAAAGAGGCCGTGCTGCAAGTCGATCTCGCCCGCGCCGAACATTCGCTTCCGCGCCTCAAAAATGCGTGGACGCACTTGAGTCGCCAACGCGGCGGCGGCACCACCCAGCGTGGTGAAGGTGAAGCGCAGATCGAGCTCGATGCCCGCATGGTGCGCCACCAGATCAGCCGGCTCAAAAAGGAACTCGAAGTAGTGGTAAAACAACGCGGGGTGCAGCGCAAACAACGCCAACGCGTCCCCCTCCCCACGGCCGCCATTGTCGGCTACACCAATGCCGGCAAAAGTACGCTGCTCAATCAGCTCACCGGCTCGACCGTCCTCTCCGAAGACAAACTTTTTGCCACGCTCGATCCGACGACGCGCCAGCTGCAACTGCCTTCCGGGCAAAAAATTCTGGTGACCGACACGGTAGGATTCGTGCGCAAGCTGCCTCACCGCCTGGTCGAAGCCTTTAAAGCTACCCTAGAAGAGGCTATCGTCAGCGATTTTCTGATCCACGTGCTCGATGTGACGAGCCCCGAGGTGGATGAACACCGACAAACGACCCTCGAGGTGCTCAAGGAGCTGGGCGCCGACGACAAAAAGATCATCACCGTCTACAACAAGGTAGACAAATTACCCCCCGAAGCCCGTCGCCACCAGGCTCAAGGGCCTATCCAAGGCAGTGACCTCAATGGCTTGGGCGATGCAGCAGCACTGAAGCGGGAGAAAAACGCGATCTACCTCAGTGCTTTTAGCGGCGAAGGGATCGAGCAGCTGCATCAGGTGATGGAAAGCATGCTGGAAAAGGGCAGCCAAGTGATGCAATTGATCGTGCCCCATCACCGCTACGACGTGGTCAACCGCCTTCACCAAGCTGGCGCAGTAAAACAGGCCGACCCAAAGGAAGATGGTGTCCACATCGTGGGCAACATTCCACCTCGTCTCTACGGTCTGGTTGAGCCCTTCCAGGCCTGA
- a CDS encoding response regulator: protein MVAEDDAVLRKTIALGLRGRGFNVAQAETGDEALERFRGEDFDAVLLDAIIPRVDGFEVCRRLREKEKGRGIPILIITGLDDSAAVRRAYDAGATDFIPKPLRLGILRERLRGLIEASHLEERLRNKRLQFDAIFKSIPSAIIFSRLDQSILLVNPAFSRHFGYRSDEVINRKAGMLYDDDRVFREHEGSWQREINAGTTTTYKVAYRRADDSIFIGETTVILVTDDAGGMIGWLRIVEDITGRLERERAIAERTAELQAVTEHAPEMIARLDTRGRFLFVNRVVGDFFRRQPAEFEGCTGQELQLDAPWDTVWSEQCQLVRERRERQLKEVVVGEEDRQRVYQALFAPERHEDGAVTTVIAFIRDVTAQKQVERIRIQADRLDTLGVLAGGVAHDFNNIIGALISSLALIRESVKNSPAATYLDDCRGALDQARYLSRQLITFAQGGEEPIKAPLDVRRLVKEVGQFTIRNRLLRLKHHCEEDIWPGDADSGQIVQVLSNLFINAEQAMPNGGRIETRLSNCILGEDNNLTLPAGRYLKLEIVDNGPGIPPHILDRVFDPYFTTKREGSGLGLATTYAIMKRHGGLISVRSQIGEGATFVCYLPAAVPLAPPENEPEAPAAAEETLEDPVALPDESAPRVLLMEDQPIIRRGLARLLAPAGYKVIPTASGEEALKAFQEAEKQGRPINLVILDMAVVEGMGGLEVIQQLRLSYPQLPAIVTSGLWDDPVMREPERFGFNAALCKPYNKAEIIEVIARLQDREVEASGS from the coding sequence TTGGTCGCCGAAGACGACGCTGTATTGCGCAAGACCATCGCTCTTGGCTTGAGGGGGCGCGGGTTTAATGTTGCGCAGGCGGAGACCGGCGACGAGGCACTGGAGCGGTTTCGGGGCGAAGATTTCGATGCCGTGCTGCTCGACGCCATCATCCCCCGCGTCGACGGATTCGAAGTCTGCCGCCGCCTGCGCGAAAAGGAAAAAGGGCGCGGCATCCCCATCCTGATCATCACCGGTCTCGACGATTCGGCTGCCGTGCGCCGCGCCTACGACGCCGGGGCGACCGATTTTATCCCCAAGCCCCTGCGCCTCGGTATCCTGCGCGAGCGCCTGCGCGGCCTGATCGAAGCCAGCCACCTGGAGGAGCGCCTGCGCAACAAGCGGCTGCAGTTCGACGCCATCTTCAAGTCGATCCCCTCCGCCATCATTTTTTCGCGCCTCGACCAGAGCATCCTGCTGGTCAATCCCGCCTTCTCCCGCCACTTCGGCTACCGCTCCGATGAGGTGATCAACCGCAAGGCAGGCATGCTCTACGACGACGACCGCGTCTTTCGTGAGCACGAAGGCTCATGGCAGCGCGAAATCAACGCCGGCACCACCACTACTTATAAAGTAGCCTACCGTCGGGCCGACGACTCGATCTTTATCGGCGAGACCACCGTCATTCTGGTGACAGACGACGCGGGCGGCATGATCGGCTGGCTCCGCATCGTGGAAGACATTACCGGGCGCCTTGAGCGCGAGCGCGCCATTGCCGAGCGCACCGCAGAGCTGCAGGCAGTGACGGAGCACGCGCCAGAGATGATTGCCCGCCTCGATACCCGGGGCCGCTTCCTCTTCGTCAACCGCGTGGTGGGCGACTTTTTCCGCCGCCAACCCGCCGAGTTTGAAGGCTGCACCGGGCAGGAACTCCAGCTCGACGCCCCCTGGGATACCGTGTGGAGCGAGCAGTGCCAGCTTGTGCGCGAGCGCCGGGAGCGCCAGCTCAAGGAAGTCGTGGTCGGCGAGGAAGACCGCCAGCGCGTCTATCAAGCCCTCTTCGCGCCCGAGCGCCACGAAGACGGCGCCGTGACGACGGTCATCGCCTTCATCCGCGATGTGACCGCGCAAAAGCAAGTCGAGCGTATCCGCATCCAGGCCGACCGCCTCGACACCCTCGGCGTGCTCGCTGGCGGCGTGGCCCACGACTTCAATAACATCATCGGTGCCCTCATCAGTAGCCTGGCCCTGATCCGCGAAAGCGTCAAAAACTCCCCCGCCGCCACCTACCTCGACGATTGCCGCGGCGCGCTCGACCAGGCCCGCTACCTCTCCCGCCAGCTCATTACCTTTGCCCAAGGCGGCGAAGAACCGATCAAGGCCCCTCTCGACGTGCGCCGCCTCGTCAAGGAAGTCGGCCAGTTCACAATCCGCAACCGCCTCCTGCGCCTGAAGCACCACTGCGAAGAAGACATCTGGCCGGGCGACGCCGACAGCGGCCAGATCGTGCAAGTGCTCAGCAATCTCTTTATTAATGCCGAGCAGGCGATGCCCAATGGCGGCCGCATCGAGACCCGCCTCTCCAACTGCATCCTGGGGGAAGACAACAACCTCACCCTCCCTGCCGGGCGCTACCTCAAGCTGGAGATCGTGGACAACGGCCCCGGCATTCCCCCTCACATCCTCGATCGCGTCTTCGACCCCTACTTTACCACCAAGCGAGAAGGCAGCGGCCTCGGGCTCGCCACCACCTATGCGATCATGAAGCGGCATGGTGGCCTCATCAGTGTCCGCTCGCAAATAGGGGAAGGGGCCACCTTCGTCTGTTACCTGCCCGCCGCCGTGCCCCTCGCGCCGCCGGAGAATGAGCCCGAAGCGCCGGCCGCCGCCGAAGAGACGCTCGAAGACCCCGTCGCGCTGCCCGATGAAAGCGCCCCCCGCGTGCTGCTGATGGAAGATCAACCCATTATCCGACGCGGTCTCGCCCGCCTGCTGGCTCCCGCCGGCTACAAAGTCATCCCCACCGCCAGCGGCGAAGAAGCGCTCAAAGCCTTTCAGGAAGCCGAGAAACAAGGCCGCCCCATCAACCTCGTGATCCTCGACATGGCAGTGGTCGAAGGAATGGGAGGCCTGGAAGTCATCCAACAGCTGCGACTTTCCTACCCGCAGCTGCCCGCCATCGTCACCAGCGGCCTCTGGGACGACCCTGTAATGCGGGAGCCAGAGCGCTTCGGCTTCAACGCCGCGCTCTGCAAGCCCTACAACAAGGCTGAAATCATCGAAGTGATCGCCCGATTGCAGGATCGAGAGGTAGAAGCAAGTGGCTCATGA
- a CDS encoding MFS transporter, with product MRALPKSAWAWALYDWANSAFALSILVIFYGPFFTSYWYDGPKEQGLWWVALSVTVSSIAVAILAPLLGAVIEGGRLKKKCLLGTATLGIVATAGLAAVPAGAWEWALGMRLLASLGFFGSLVCYDALLTEVSTRENRHFVSGLGFSLGYLGSVMLLIAQFVLVQKPELLGLDAAGAVKVSYITVALWWLVFTLPLILWVPERAASEHRDGIRAAIGHTWRELRSTVGFLRATPTTAIFLLAYFFYTDGANTLTNMTATYAEGAGIASQDLMMAIILVQFVGVPCAVLLGFLGQKMPPRLLITGCILVYLGVTLYSFRLSPVPVDLFGFQVGSVYILAVLIGIVQGGLQALSRSYLANVVPETHIGGCFGFYNMLGKGGAIMGPLLMGGFATLSGEQRWGALAVGILFIIGLVLLWRAPRPVAAA from the coding sequence ATGCGCGCGCTCCCGAAATCCGCCTGGGCCTGGGCCCTCTATGATTGGGCCAACTCCGCCTTCGCCCTCTCGATCCTCGTGATCTTCTACGGGCCCTTCTTTACCAGCTACTGGTACGATGGCCCCAAGGAGCAAGGGCTCTGGTGGGTCGCACTTAGCGTAACGGTCTCCAGCATCGCCGTCGCGATCCTTGCCCCCCTGCTGGGCGCAGTGATCGAGGGCGGGCGGCTGAAAAAGAAATGCCTGCTGGGCACGGCCACGCTGGGTATTGTCGCCACCGCTGGCCTCGCGGCAGTGCCCGCAGGGGCGTGGGAATGGGCACTCGGGATGCGCCTGCTCGCTTCGCTGGGTTTCTTTGGCAGCCTCGTATGCTACGATGCCTTGCTGACGGAGGTGTCGACGCGCGAAAACCGGCACTTCGTCTCCGGCCTGGGCTTTTCGCTGGGCTACCTGGGCAGCGTCATGTTGCTCATCGCCCAATTTGTGCTGGTGCAAAAGCCGGAACTGCTGGGGCTCGACGCAGCGGGAGCGGTGAAGGTGTCTTATATAACCGTGGCGCTCTGGTGGCTCGTCTTCACGCTGCCGCTGATCCTGTGGGTGCCGGAGCGCGCGGCCTCGGAACATCGCGACGGTATCCGCGCCGCCATTGGGCACACCTGGCGCGAGCTGCGCAGCACGGTCGGCTTTCTGCGCGCAACCCCCACGACAGCGATCTTCCTGCTGGCCTACTTCTTTTATACCGATGGGGCGAATACGCTCACCAACATGACGGCGACCTACGCTGAGGGCGCGGGCATCGCTTCGCAGGATTTGATGATGGCGATCATCCTGGTGCAATTCGTGGGCGTGCCCTGCGCGGTGCTGCTCGGCTTCCTCGGCCAAAAGATGCCGCCGCGCCTGCTGATTACCGGCTGTATCCTCGTCTACCTCGGGGTCACGCTCTACAGCTTCCGCCTCTCGCCCGTGCCGGTGGATCTATTTGGCTTCCAGGTCGGCTCGGTCTACATCCTGGCGGTGCTGATCGGCATCGTGCAAGGGGGGCTGCAGGCGCTCAGCCGCTCCTACCTCGCCAACGTGGTGCCGGAGACGCACATCGGCGGATGCTTCGGCTTCTATAATATGCTGGGCAAAGGCGGTGCGATCATGGGGCCGCTGCTGATGGGCGGCTTTGCCACGCTCTCCGGCGAGCAACGCTGGGGCGCGCTGGCGGTCGGGATCCTCTTCATTATCGGCCTCGTGCTGCTCTGGCGCGCACCCCGGCCGGTCGCAGCGGCGTAA
- a CDS encoding ATP-binding protein, with the protein MRWNLLGPLILISVLLTIPGFWVVNRVLTSQLKNEMALRGDFLVHALATAAGTMSVPENFSSFVDTTGEVQDVRLILIVRGQDGMIVGGTRPEWVGVKVRDLPPGAVSDALGAAERSGWVASSVYLPERRLEYVEPVELIQPDAIIGPEGGAVILQLDTASLEAGAARIVRVVGVGRTILFLVVMLWLAGHLERTLISPISQVVRTVRRQAGGDPSARVDLTRKDELGELGSNLNRMLTTLNEQTEVAQRSAARFLTVFEHSTSGIVLLDQVEIFDSNRAALLLLRCERKSNLSGQAWANLAPEFQPDGRASHDKFRELMELARVQGSCRSECLLQRMDGSSFVADATLTSIYIDERDGFLLMFHDITPYKEAQAELRRSKAAVEQALRELSRHKYALDQHAIVAVTDANGVITYANELFCEHSGFRQDELLGQTHALLKSGVHPPEFYIGMWNVIAAGNVWRGEICNRAKDGRLHWMQCTIVPFKDADGRIDRYVAIRSDITERKEAEAVMRKAKEAAEAADRAKSVFLATMSHEIRTPMNGVIGMAQLLSRTPLSEEQREFVRTIEVCGTSLISLINDILDFSKIEAGKLELEAVTFDVRQCVEESLDLVVPLAVEKGLELALIFDPRVPPAVVGDMNRMRQVLFNLLSNAIKFTQEGEVVVRIWTEADLRDADHVRLHCAVSDTGIGIPRDRRDRLFRPFSQIDAGTARQYGGTGLGLAICDRLVRMMEGSIQVESEEGRGATFSFDVRVRRVAGFRAPVLDLGRASGLRWNIAEPNLAQRESLRMILEPVGLNYGFYSNLPEVLAEDEAWLLERCLAEKNIRHVYRENHDARQAKVAYIGYFKPGLQISPREIMIQKPFKAGHVLNSLRRLAEDGGATGGLPSERTAHDAAPALASLRVLVADDNQVNQKVISLMLRRRGCEASVVSNGREVLERLEQDSFDVLLLDVQMPVLDGYETAALLRRDPRWAELPIIAVTAGAMKGDREKAIEAGMDDYLAKPITEESLGKVLERVLG; encoded by the coding sequence ATGCGTTGGAACCTGCTGGGCCCGTTGATCCTGATCAGCGTTTTGCTGACGATTCCAGGTTTCTGGGTGGTAAACCGGGTCCTGACCAGCCAGTTGAAGAACGAGATGGCGCTGCGGGGAGATTTCCTCGTCCATGCGCTGGCGACGGCGGCGGGCACGATGTCGGTCCCGGAGAATTTCTCCAGCTTTGTCGACACCACCGGCGAGGTGCAGGATGTGCGCCTGATCCTGATTGTGCGGGGGCAGGACGGCATGATCGTCGGCGGGACGCGCCCGGAATGGGTGGGCGTCAAGGTCAGGGATCTGCCGCCGGGTGCGGTCAGCGATGCCCTGGGCGCGGCGGAGCGCAGCGGCTGGGTGGCGTCTTCGGTTTATCTGCCGGAGCGGCGGCTGGAATATGTGGAGCCGGTCGAGCTGATCCAGCCGGATGCGATCATCGGGCCGGAGGGCGGGGCGGTGATCCTGCAGCTGGATACCGCTTCGCTGGAAGCGGGGGCGGCCCGGATCGTGCGTGTGGTGGGCGTGGGGCGGACGATCCTCTTCCTGGTGGTGATGCTGTGGCTGGCGGGCCATCTGGAGCGGACCTTGATCAGCCCGATTTCCCAGGTGGTGCGGACGGTGCGGCGACAGGCGGGGGGCGACCCTAGTGCACGGGTCGACCTGACGCGCAAGGATGAGCTGGGCGAGCTGGGTTCGAACCTCAACCGTATGTTGACGACCCTCAACGAGCAGACCGAGGTGGCGCAGCGCAGCGCAGCCCGTTTTCTGACCGTGTTCGAGCATTCAACCAGTGGCATCGTCTTGCTCGACCAGGTAGAGATTTTCGATTCCAACCGCGCCGCGCTGCTGCTGTTGCGCTGTGAGCGCAAGAGCAACCTTTCCGGGCAGGCCTGGGCGAACCTCGCCCCGGAGTTTCAGCCCGACGGCCGGGCTTCGCACGACAAGTTTCGTGAGCTGATGGAGCTGGCGCGCGTGCAGGGCTCCTGTCGCTCGGAGTGTCTGTTGCAACGCATGGACGGGTCCTCGTTTGTGGCCGATGCCACGCTGACCTCGATCTACATCGACGAGCGCGACGGCTTTTTGCTGATGTTCCACGACATCACGCCCTACAAGGAGGCGCAGGCGGAGTTGCGACGGAGCAAGGCGGCCGTCGAGCAGGCCTTGCGTGAGCTGTCGCGGCATAAATACGCGCTCGACCAGCACGCCATCGTGGCGGTGACGGATGCCAATGGCGTGATCACCTACGCCAATGAACTCTTTTGCGAGCACAGCGGCTTTCGGCAGGATGAGTTGCTGGGGCAGACGCATGCACTGCTCAAAAGCGGGGTGCATCCGCCCGAGTTTTACATCGGCATGTGGAATGTCATCGCGGCCGGCAATGTGTGGCGGGGCGAGATCTGCAACCGGGCCAAAGACGGGCGCCTGCACTGGATGCAGTGTACCATCGTGCCGTTCAAGGATGCCGACGGTCGGATCGACCGCTACGTTGCCATTCGCTCCGACATCACGGAGCGCAAGGAGGCGGAAGCGGTCATGCGCAAGGCGAAGGAAGCGGCGGAGGCGGCCGACCGCGCCAAAAGCGTGTTCCTCGCCACCATGAGCCACGAGATCCGTACGCCCATGAACGGCGTGATCGGCATGGCGCAGCTGCTCTCGCGCACGCCTTTGAGTGAGGAGCAACGGGAGTTTGTGCGCACGATCGAGGTCTGCGGCACTTCACTGATCAGCCTGATCAACGACATCCTCGACTTTTCCAAAATCGAGGCGGGCAAGCTGGAGCTGGAGGCTGTCACCTTCGACGTGCGGCAGTGTGTGGAGGAATCGCTGGATCTGGTGGTGCCGCTGGCGGTGGAAAAGGGCCTGGAGCTGGCACTGATCTTCGACCCGCGCGTGCCGCCGGCGGTGGTGGGCGACATGAACCGGATGCGCCAGGTGTTGTTCAACCTGCTGAGCAATGCGATCAAGTTTACGCAGGAGGGCGAGGTTGTCGTGCGGATCTGGACGGAGGCCGACTTGCGAGACGCCGACCACGTGCGCCTGCACTGCGCCGTCTCCGATACCGGGATCGGCATCCCCCGCGATCGGCGCGACCGCCTGTTCCGCCCCTTTAGCCAGATCGACGCCGGGACGGCACGGCAATATGGCGGGACGGGCCTCGGCCTGGCGATCTGCGACCGGCTGGTGCGCATGATGGAGGGCAGCATCCAGGTCGAAAGCGAAGAGGGGCGCGGCGCCACTTTTTCCTTCGACGTACGGGTGCGCCGGGTGGCGGGTTTTCGTGCACCGGTTCTCGACCTGGGGCGCGCCAGCGGTCTGCGCTGGAACATTGCCGAGCCCAACCTCGCGCAGCGTGAATCCTTGCGCATGATCCTGGAGCCTGTAGGCTTGAATTACGGGTTCTATAGTAATCTGCCCGAAGTTTTGGCGGAAGACGAAGCCTGGCTCCTGGAGCGGTGTTTAGCGGAAAAGAATATCCGCCATGTGTATCGTGAAAATCATGACGCTCGACAGGCCAAAGTGGCTTACATAGGCTACTTTAAACCTGGCTTACAAATATCCCCTCGCGAAATCATGATTCAGAAACCTTTCAAGGCCGGCCACGTGCTCAACAGTCTCCGTCGTTTGGCGGAGGATGGCGGCGCGACCGGTGGTCTGCCTTCGGAGCGGACGGCCCACGATGCCGCCCCCGCTTTGGCCTCCTTGCGCGTGCTGGTGGCGGATGACAACCAGGTGAACCAGAAGGTGATCTCCCTGATGCTGCGCCGGCGCGGTTGCGAGGCTTCCGTGGTTTCCAATGGCCGCGAGGTGCTGGAGCGCCTGGAGCAGGACAGCTTTGACGTGCTGTTGCTCGACGTGCAAATGCCGGTGCTCGACGGCTATGAAACCGCAGCCCTGCTGCGTCGCGACCCACGTTGGGCGGAGCTGCCCATCATCGCGGTGACGGCAGGTGCGATGAAGGGCGACCGCGAAAAGGCGATCGAAGCCGGCATGGACGACTATCTCGCCAAGCCCATCACCGAGGAATCGCTCGGCAAGGTGCTGGAGCGGGTGCTCGGGTAG
- a CDS encoding PLP-dependent transferase, whose amino-acid sequence MPYRPFNADAMGKHFPLGDSITGSPHSVTVSLPTAADVIGYEEKDPRVLQAMESGYPRFIIHPMIRRWRAEVWRDLGWGERAGFGLATEQAVREWTEFVGEVAKGADVAEVDGAWWVCLPRGAGQDAVRRARAFLVHTGCGVSSRQAEAALVARGLEEPYAEARLEAPAMVADAKVRGYLSVLYGAEVEDIYLCRSGMNAFYAGFRALRAVAAKEGRDLWIQLGWLYVDTTRLLEEYSPRYQQPEKVLRVDSLDALEALMRERGRRVAGIVTEAPTNPLVQTPDLPWLRALADQYGAALVLDPSLASPVNMHLFPYADLHVNSLTKYASPDGDVMIGVLAVNPSSRFYEGVSALVDRHRCAPFWADLQRLAFEIDRFEDTVEQVNANTREVVAWLEKQPEVKAVYWAGQAACVEHFERLGRDGRAPGPGAIISFVLHTPWQDFYDRLAMPKTPSFGASFSMICPFIYLAHYDLVSDPQGRHELDRAGLAPDLLRLSVGTEPVEEIIKVLEKALRTR is encoded by the coding sequence TTGCCTTACCGCCCCTTTAACGCCGATGCCATGGGGAAGCACTTCCCCTTGGGCGACTCGATCACCGGCAGCCCGCACAGCGTAACGGTCAGCCTGCCCACCGCCGCCGATGTCATCGGCTACGAAGAGAAAGACCCGCGCGTATTGCAGGCCATGGAAAGCGGCTACCCCCGCTTCATCATCCACCCGATGATCCGCCGCTGGCGGGCCGAGGTGTGGCGCGATCTGGGCTGGGGCGAGCGGGCGGGCTTTGGCCTCGCGACCGAGCAGGCGGTGCGCGAGTGGACGGAGTTTGTGGGCGAAGTGGCCAAAGGGGCCGATGTGGCCGAAGTCGATGGGGCGTGGTGGGTGTGCCTGCCGCGCGGGGCCGGTCAAGATGCAGTCCGCCGCGCGCGCGCCTTCCTCGTGCACACAGGCTGCGGGGTCAGCTCGCGCCAGGCCGAGGCGGCGCTGGTGGCGCGCGGGCTGGAGGAGCCTTATGCGGAGGCACGCCTGGAGGCTCCGGCGATGGTGGCCGATGCCAAGGTCCGGGGCTATCTTTCGGTGCTCTATGGCGCGGAGGTGGAAGATATCTACCTGTGCCGCAGTGGCATGAATGCCTTTTACGCCGGTTTCCGTGCCTTGCGTGCGGTGGCGGCCAAGGAGGGGCGCGATCTGTGGATCCAGCTGGGCTGGCTGTATGTGGACACGACGCGCCTGCTGGAGGAATACTCGCCGCGCTATCAGCAGCCGGAGAAGGTGTTGCGCGTCGACAGCCTCGACGCGCTGGAAGCGTTGATGCGCGAGCGGGGCCGCCGGGTGGCTGGCATCGTGACCGAGGCCCCCACCAACCCGCTGGTGCAGACGCCCGACCTGCCGTGGTTGCGCGCCCTGGCCGACCAGTATGGCGCGGCGCTGGTGCTCGATCCTTCGCTGGCGAGCCCCGTCAACATGCACCTCTTCCCGTATGCGGACCTGCACGTCAACAGCCTCACGAAGTATGCTTCGCCGGATGGGGACGTGATGATCGGCGTGCTGGCGGTCAACCCGTCCTCGCGCTTTTACGAGGGCGTGTCGGCGCTGGTCGACCGGCATCGTTGCGCGCCCTTCTGGGCCGATCTGCAGCGTCTGGCCTTTGAGATCGACCGCTTTGAAGACACCGTGGAGCAGGTAAACGCCAATACGCGAGAGGTGGTGGCCTGGCTGGAAAAGCAGCCGGAGGTCAAGGCGGTCTACTGGGCGGGGCAGGCGGCTTGCGTGGAGCATTTCGAGCGCCTGGGGCGCGACGGACGTGCGCCAGGCCCGGGTGCGATCATCTCCTTTGTCCTCCATACGCCATGGCAGGATTTTTACGACCGGTTGGCCATGCCGAAGACGCCGAGTTTTGGCGCGAGCTTCTCCATGATCTGCCCTTTTATCTACCTGGCCCACTACGACCTGGTGTCAGACCCTCAGGGGCGACATGAGCTGGATCGTGCAGGTCTGGCGCCGGATTTACTCCGTTTGTCGGTAGGGACGGAGCCGGTCGAGGAGATCATCAAAGTGCTGGAAAAGGCTCTGCGTACGAGATAA
- a CDS encoding diaminopimelate decarboxylase, which yields MSDWQPFLGYSEARQLAEAHGTPVYVYDEQRLRAQAAKVLGFPHAFGLTARFAVKACPTLAVIELFHQLGLHFDASSGYEVQRLMRAGVPASHISLSTQELPDNFAEYVRQGLKVNACSLNQLERFGQAFPGGRVGLRVNPGLGSGHVNRTNVGGPASSFGVWHAQLDRAVEIAARHNLTIERLHSHIGSGTDPEVWERVVELNLEIVRRLPAVESVNLGGGYKVARIPSEKTTDLQVIGARVKGRFEAFAQETGRQLKLEVEPGTYLVATAGALLSRVQDIVDTGAEGYRFLKLDTGMTEILRPSLYGAQHRMELLTAEPRAAEADYILVGHCCESGDILTPAPGDAEALQPRRLPEAQVGDFVLIRDTGAYCAAMPSKNYNSFPEAPEVMCRSDGSFALVRRRQTLEQMLANEVSLA from the coding sequence ATGAGCGATTGGCAGCCCTTTCTTGGCTATTCGGAGGCCCGTCAACTGGCCGAAGCGCACGGTACGCCCGTCTATGTCTACGACGAGCAGCGACTGCGGGCGCAGGCGGCAAAAGTGCTGGGCTTCCCGCACGCCTTTGGCCTCACGGCCCGTTTCGCGGTCAAGGCCTGCCCCACGCTGGCGGTGATCGAGCTCTTCCACCAGCTTGGGCTGCACTTCGATGCCAGCAGCGGCTACGAAGTCCAGCGGCTGATGCGCGCGGGCGTGCCGGCCTCGCATATCTCGCTTTCGACCCAGGAGCTGCCGGATAATTTTGCCGAATACGTGCGCCAGGGGCTCAAGGTCAACGCCTGCTCGCTGAACCAGCTCGAGCGCTTTGGCCAGGCTTTCCCCGGTGGCCGCGTGGGCCTGCGGGTGAATCCCGGCCTCGGCTCGGGCCACGTTAACCGTACGAATGTGGGCGGCCCGGCCTCCAGCTTTGGCGTCTGGCATGCGCAGCTCGACCGCGCGGTCGAGATTGCGGCGCGCCACAACCTCACGATCGAGCGCCTGCACAGCCACATTGGCTCGGGCACCGACCCGGAGGTGTGGGAGCGCGTGGTGGAGCTGAATCTCGAGATCGTGCGTCGCCTCCCGGCGGTGGAATCGGTCAACCTCGGCGGCGGCTACAAGGTGGCGCGTATCCCGAGTGAAAAGACGACCGACCTGCAGGTGATCGGTGCACGGGTGAAGGGCCGCTTCGAAGCTTTTGCCCAGGAGACGGGTCGCCAGTTGAAGCTGGAAGTCGAGCCCGGCACCTACCTGGTTGCCACCGCCGGCGCGCTGCTCTCGCGCGTGCAGGATATTGTGGATACGGGCGCGGAGGGCTATCGCTTCCTCAAGCTCGACACGGGCATGACGGAGATCCTGCGCCCTTCGCTCTATGGCGCACAGCACCGCATGGAGCTGCTGACGGCAGAGCCGCGTGCGGCCGAGGCGGACTACATTCTGGTAGGCCACTGCTGCGAATCGGGCGATATCCTGACGCCCGCACCGGGCGACGCCGAGGCGCTGCAGCCCCGTCGCCTGCCCGAGGCTCAGGTGGGAGATTTTGTGCTGATCCGCGACACGGGGGCGTATTGCGCCGCCATGCCGTCGAAGAACTACAACAGCTTCCCGGAAGCTCCGGAAGTCATGTGCCGCAGCGACGGCAGCTTTGCGCTGGTCCGCCGCCGGCAGACGCTGGAGCAAATGCTGGCCAACGAGGTTTCACTCGCCTAA